In Centropristis striata isolate RG_2023a ecotype Rhode Island chromosome 8, C.striata_1.0, whole genome shotgun sequence, the genomic window CAACACCTGGAGGGGAGTTAACAAGCAAAACATTTAGACAAAGAGCAGATGGATGAACTCTGAAGCACTGAATTATTCTGATGTAGTGAAGTTAATCAGAACTGGTGTCGTACTTGTTCCAAGGGCAGGTGGTTGGTGGCAGCACCCTCAACTCCACTCCTCCTCTTGGGCCCCTGCCCTGTGTTCCCAGCATGCTCGGAGGAGGGTGACAGGTTGCGTTTAGAGCGTTGCAGGAAGCGAGCCACCAGACCCCGAGTCACCTGAAGGAAAAGTAAAATGATCAGTGAAGGGGAAGATGAAATAAGGCAATAAGGCGTCCATGGGAGGTGTCAACGATTGTAATTCAGCGGCTCTATCATACACCTGGTGCAAAGCGGCGAGCAATGCAGAACCATTGCTAGTTTTACAAGAATGCACTTGTGATTTTTATTCCCAGAACCAATGTTAGTATCTGTGTGTACGTAGGCGTGCTGGTCTTAtaacttgttaattaatttaaaaatgtgacactgtgtaaaacacaatacatcaCAATCAGCATTTAAAGTGTATATTTAGAAAAGACAAAAGTTTGAACATTCAGTCttctgtctttgtacagtttttagttgaatataatgtcaaaaacaatcaaaaaatcATTGCATTCACCACATTACTTGCTCGAAGACTTATTCTTTTAAAATGGTCTCACTCTTCCCCCCTGACTCATAATAAATGTATTCAGGACGTTCTGCAGTGCATTACACTAGAGAAAATTAAATTCCTTAAAAGGGTCCTCAGGCAGTTTCTATAAGATGTGGCAGCCCTTTACCACATACATTGAATCTCTGAATATTGTAGCAGAAACCTgaggcccccccccccccccctttttttaaactatttttatttttttatttaatttacttatttattttttacttatttattccttattactttattttcattattcatatgtatatgtgtatgtatgttttttatttatttttatttatttatttttaatggctaTGTATCTGTATCTTTCCTTAGTATTATGTCTCTTCGCTTTCTGTTCCCTTGTTTGTAACCTGTGCCTTGCACATGTATGTTGTGAGTATGAATGGATTGAATGTGTGTAGTtcagggtgggtgggtgggtgattACATCTTGGCTGATATGTCCATAATAACTGGATCTTAAGCTTGTTTTGGAACCATTGTCTTTTGTAAGAACTGAGATCCTGACTGtttgtaaagaaagaaaaaaccaaTAAAGAAAGTCTGGATTAAAAACAATCAGTAAATTatcgcattctgttttattatatcTTATTATATCTATTTTGAAATTGGGGTGGTACATTAGGTGTGTTCAGGTGCTTTATTGGCACTTTGCTAACTTGAGGCAGCACAAAGCAATTGAGCCactgactaaaaaacaaaaacctggtCTAAACTTAAAGGTGCAGCATCAACTATTTTCATACTAACCTTAAGGTCTCCGAGGGAACGGTGGCAGTCTTTAGGTAAACGCAGCGGTGAGGTGGGGGGAGCTTTGGAGGGGACCTGCACCCCCGTGGCTGCAGATTTAATGCTGTCTTTCCTtggcagagctgcagcaggaggcgGAGGAGTGTGGGGCAACAGACATGCCTCAGAGGAGGGACCTGTGAGGGATggagtcagaaaaaaagaaaaagattttgGCCCTCATCAGGAGtcagtttgtacattttcacatcattttACTGCCAGATACTGAAGCTTGAATTCAACTTCAGGGAGAGCCaaggccaaaataacaaactatCCAGGCCTGataagtaataaaaacaaaccccTGAAAAATAATTCTCTAACTATCTTTAAAaaggctgagagagagagagagagagagagagagagagagagagagagagagagagagagagagagagaaggaaactTAAGATACCATTATATTGGGAACACAAgagctaataaaaaaaaaagtcctgaaaGATTTTTGTCTACACAAACCTACTCGTTTTAAGCAGGCACCAGAAAATAGCCACGAGTCCCAGAGGTACTACACCTGATTATTGGAATTACAGGAGAATAAGAGGTCAGAATAAGAGCATTTGATTTGTGGCTGAAAGTGATACTCAATACTATTGTCTACCATAAAGTACAAATTAGGAAACTCTCAAAGATGCAGATTTATATCAACAATCCCTACGGTAAAGCGCAGAAACCACTAAAGatatttttctatgttaaaTGACATATTCATTACTTTGCTGTGTAATCCTGTGGATAGGACAAGAAGCACAACATTCATAAATCAGGATGTGTCTCTTGAAAATAACATGTAAATGAGGCACattattgttttcacagcagaaTTTAATTAATCAACCTGCAATCAAATCACTGCTAATTTAGATGTTGTGGAATAGTTTCATAAATCACACGCACACAGGGACACATGGCTGTAGTTTAATCTGCATTTGATTCTAACAGGGTTtgataaatgatggttattagGTGCAAATGTATTGAAATGTATCTCATCTAAACAACTTAGAAGTGTTTtcttttgggtgttttttttttacagtaattggGCAGTCAAAAGGGATAAGGAACAGAAAGGAAGTGATTGATGGTGATGACATGCAACAAAGCcagatttgaacccaggatgtTATGAGCAGCAGAACATCACATCTTAAAAGCTCTTACCTGTGTCCATAGATACTTTGCTGCCTCCAGAGCCAAAGTCAACTAGAAAaggaagagataaaaaaaatcctccagtttatcaaactttaatgaatgatataatgaaacatttgcagttagaaaaaataaaattcaccctgagaggtaagatagataccttttacacaatatggcagccatttatagattattatactaaatataacccagtgaaaaattaacaaatgtacattttggaAAACCTGACATCCTCCgagttgtattattaatatttaaactattttatttgtaaaccttatttttgttttgatatttgatttgactccacctaggttttttttgttttgttttgtttttgttttttgtggggttttttttaattgcttttattttcattctgctctttcatgttgattttaagcataaatgaacatgtacattctttatttttgtatgtgaacgaaagaaaaaaacccaataaagagaagtttgaaaagaaaaggaagagaTACAAGGAAAAGTTATGGACACTGAAATAGACGTATAGGAGATGTTcttcttttcgtgtcttttcgtACCTGTGTCAGTGGAGGAGCCGAGGCCTGGCTCACTATGTGACCTCACCAGGCGTAGGAGCCCTTCACTGTTCCTCCTCACACCCTCTCCATCCTTCTCACTCTTCCCAAGCCTTCGTCGTAGGTACAATGGTTGTCCTGGGACGGGTAGCCCATTACCCTGGCCGCCACTCTGCTCATTGGCAGCTGGGGAGGATGACATGGGATGATCTGAGGAGGTTTGGTTGGCTCCTTGTTGTGAAGGAGTAGAGGGGCGGAGTCGAAACTCTGGGATGGAGGATCGAGGTGGAGAAGCGGATTTCTCTATTGCCTCCAGCTGGGAGCAGCTATGAGCTAGCATGGCCTGGCGACGCAGTACTGGAGACCTGCAGGACAAAACAGGAGAGCAAAAAGTTACACCCGCAGAACTCTTTCATTATTAAactgactgtatgtgtgtgtttgtcgcaaggttattatagttaacgaaaactaacgaaataacgaaaactagaattgaaaaaacattttcgttaactgaaataaaaataaaaactagagtttttaaaaaaacgataactaactgaaactgtattgcgtggttacaaaactaactaaaactaactagaaTGATAGTGAAaacgtccttcgttttcgtttttgtcaacttttttcattcataattcagtgtttctatttgaacatgcaacacacggtaaatatgtttactgagactgggatgtctacactagaaccaaaattcaaaacacccagaactgtaagagttaataaccttattggggctgagatgataaaccaaaggaagcattttcaaaaaataaaaaataaactaaaactagaaaactcactctgaaaactaactaaaactaactgaatttgaaaacaaaagttcacaacgaaaataaaactaaaactaatgaaaaatccaaaactataataaccttggtttgtcCTCACCTGTACGTGGTGGTGGCCGTGCTGGGTGAAGAGCAGGAGTTGGACCTCTCTCCTCTGAGGAAGCGCCTGGCTCTGGGTCCCCCTGCCAGAGGACTTTCTGGTGTCTGAGATGGGGGACCACGAAAGCTGATGTACTCGCCAGAGTCTCCTCCGTCTCCCCCCTCAGAAGCATTCCTGTGGCGCCTGTCCCCCTGGGTGCGCAGCCCAACCTCCATCAGACACGAGTCCTCAGAGGGGGAGGAATCATCAGGGATGTCGACAATCTCTGACATCAACAGAGATCCACTGTCCATGGACACTGATAAAGAAAGGTCATCCTTTATTATGAAGGGACACATTCTGCTTCTGGAAGAAAACTTTCTTTCACAGTGAACAAAGAATCcgaaaactgagaaaatctttgatgaattgaagtaaacttacagtcatggaaaaaattactaaaccacccttgtttttttttccattttcttgttcattttaatgcctggtacaactaaaggtacatttgtttggacaaatataatgataacaacaaaatagctcataagagtttaatttaagagctgatatctagtcattttccatggttttcttgataataacaaaaatcattatcaagaaaaccatggaaaatggctagatatcagctctttaattaaacaagCTATTGAtgtttagttgtatcaggcattaaaatgaacaagaaatgaagaaaacaagggtggtctaataattttttatatGACTGTATATCAAAACATTAGTTTACAAACTGTGACATAACTCATGCAGTTCAATCAAAGTCTCATTTGTATTATCACAGCTTCCAAAAAAACTTGCATTATTTTTGCTTAAAATCTTTCAATTGAAAAACACTTACTgaaatgattactttaattagtCGTCTAGTGAgggtttaaaataaaacaaaaataatgattaaaaaaaataaataaatatatatatatatatatatatatatatatatatatatatatacatatatatatatatatatatatatatatatatatatatatatatatatatatatatatatatattagcaaACATGCACATGTTTGTGAATGTGGtgagtaaaattactgtttttgccaATGGAGTCTGGCATCtttgaagaaaacataaataacaacTTCACTTCCCCCTACATAATCTTAAACAAGGCAGTCTGATGGCAAAGTAAATTGTTAGAAATACTCTAAACACACTAAAGTGCTGAGCGTACAACAGGGTGAATGGGAATTATACTGCACGAGTTGTGTGAGAGTGAGAATGTTTTTAGTGTAGTTTGTCTTCGAGTCTGTCTGTCAAtgggattacagaaaaaactgcTGGCCTTATCCGAGTGCCATTCTAGTTTAACACAGTTGTcccattttcttcaatttctcaaGGATTTTCTCTAGTTTTGGATTCTCTGTTCACCACTGAGTCATACAATTCAGAATTTCACTTAAGAATTCAAAGTAACATGGGCTGAATAATCCATATAAAATAGTATTTGTTTAACTCACATCACAGATTAagcatttctttattgtgtgtacATCCCTGACATACTGTAAGCAATAACTGACTTTAACtattgacacattttactataataaaaagtgtttatgttttcattttttattaaggtatttttttaaatctttttttattttttatttttttaatgagcatacttggcatcctgtgtttatgtattggtattattagcataattgttaatgtttctgtttctctgcttttttgcctccctatatattattataatactatgtttttttgttttgttttgtatttatttttcttttgtggttctttgttctaatgtaccctttaaaaacaaaaatgtggaaaacagctgtggaataagttatgtcttgtactgatgcttatgaatgccaatttcaaataaaaattatataaagaaaaaacaggcatgtttcctgattttctacatcacatttaaaatacgGATCTAATTTGTCCAGTTGCAGTTGGTTCAAAAATACACTCCCTGATTGTGATCTTTATCTTAACATTTCCTTTCAGTACATTTCCTTGTTGACATTAACGCTCTGCTCACCTTCTCCACTGAAAGCAGTAGAAGTCCCCCTCTCTCCAGACAGCTCAGTGCCGTGGGGATCAAACATTGTTGCCTTGACAGCCAAAACAGACAAGGATCATCATaagacatcacacatgacacacacaaaatagcacacacacacacacacacacacacacacacacacacacacacacacacacacacacacactcacttggCTTGCAGCTCTTTGTCCCATCACAGCTTCATAAGGAGGGGGGCAGTCAGTGGGGTACAGAGGAACAGGGCTCTCCATGGAGCCATTATAGGTGATGCTGGACATTAATACaaaagtcaaattaattttCTTGCACACTCTGTCCAATGTGTTTTGTATTCTAATCAAGGTTGTTATAGTAAACGAAaaataacgaaataacgaaaactagaattgaaaaaacattttcgttaactgaaataaaaataaaaataaaaacgagaggttttaaaaaaacgCTAACTAACTGGAACTGtaatttgtggttacaaaactaactaaaactaactgaaattatagtgaaaatgtccttagttttcatctttgtcaacttgtttcatacataaaccgttttggttgatatgaaatctatttcatctatctggttttatgacttaataaacttattggggctgagatggataataaaaagaaatgaaggcacattttattgtgacttttttaaatctggcacccaacaaataccacattacaaaaaaaactaaaactaacactaaaactaatgaaaactaaactaaaactaagcattttccaaaaaataaaaactaattaaaactagcaaacccactctaaaaactaactaaaactaactgaatttgaaaaaaaaaattgacaacgaaattaaaactaaaactaatgaaaaataaaaaaaatatattataaccttgattctAATGTGTGCATGGCTATAACAAACTGCACACAAGTGATCTATAATAAAACTGTTAAAGTGTGGTACCTCTGAGCGTCTGTTTCAGAGCTGCAGGTGTACTCAGGAGGATAGTAGGGGGGCGGAGGGATGGGTGGGACAAACTCCTCAAAGTCCATGATATTGGTCAAGAAGGCGTCCTGAGGAGTGGTGCATTCTGGGTTGACCGAACGAGAGCGATGTGGCGCCAGCTAGGCAGAAAGAATAGGAAATACATCAAGATCATAGAGCAGATAGATGTAATGGGCTGCAACATTTGTACAAAGACTGTTCTCAGATATGCAGCTGCGCAGTTCATTGCTGCTTACTTGTCatttgtggggggaaaaaaggcagTCTGCTtggtaaatgtaaaaatgtgctGTGTCTGTACTCACCAGGTGCACGAGGTCCAGAGAGAATATGTGGATACTGCAGGTCACAGTGGACAGAGTACAGATGATGGTGGAGAGAATGCTGAGACCGCACGCACTGAACAAAAGGTCCTTTAAAGGAAATATGCATTCAGGAATAGAAAATCTGACAATAcggacacatttttaaatggaaatatgtCATATTTCTATGATAGGTTCACAATTTGTCAATTCTGTCAGTTTGTTACTGCAAATTTTGTACTTAGAACATGGTAATGTTGTAAGATATCCATTCAGACTGCTGACGGCTATTATTAGAGCCACATAAACtcttgaatacatttttttccacaaagcAACATTTTGTACTTTGTCCTCTAtcaatgacattgtagattatGGATCTTTTAACAGGCCAGTATGAACATGAGGAATGATTACAGCAAGAAAAACCTGTTTCAGTGTTACAGGGATAGTGGAGAAACCAGCGGAAGCACCGGCACTGAACTTAAGCAATTTACTGCTGTGGATTGGGGCAGCAGCAAGACTTTAGctgtctactgctgcctcgatagtttagtttgtgttatttggTGAATATGAACTAACCCTTTTCAacacaaaagtcacacaataacacaaacaaactttaaCATCGATTGAAGCAACTACTGTGTTCTCTGaggtaaaattaatgtttttgtcaataggGTCTGGTGGCTTTTAAGAGAACATAGACAACAACTTCACGTTTCCCCTGTGTAAACTTAAACaaggctgtctgatggcaaggcAAAGCGGTGGAAATACTCTAAATATAGCGtacatttaaactgatattgatttatttttctgcccccatccacagcaatACATTGTTTAACTTCTGTCTCGGTATTCCTGTCTGATTCTACCAACTGGGACTATGCCATCCTCCATCTACTGTAGGAAATACACCTAAGGTAAACTATCTCTTTACTTTGGGCACCTGACCATTATTTTAACCCactgacgcctaaaacttcctgtaaaacctctgggcgattttaaaataagcccctaaaacctgaagtttttctggaaattcaacagaagtgtcaacgcctcaactgaataatagatttttcagcctctgtagcagatagaaatgaaattcaaaaagtatttgagaggtTCAAAttctacaaaacgacatatccgctttccaggcttcaatgggttaagacagCCTAGAAAAATTGTGAACCTAGCCTTTTGTGGTTATCTTGGGAGATAAACTCTCCAGTATAGAGACCTCCTACCCACCTTCAGCTGATGTCTGACTGAGTGACAGTCAGCATTCAGGTAGAGGACCAGGGTCTCCTCTTCTGTGATGGAGCAGGAGTGGGTGGGCgcgcagcacacacacagaccgtTCTCCACCTACACACATTCCCATACACAGAGGATCGGTGTGAAGCACACTAAAAACATATTCACAATTATTCCTGACACGTCCCCCATGCATCTGGCTAGAAGGGCATCTCAGCATGAGGCAGAAGACAACACTTGCATAATGTTGTGTACCTGGCAGGTGAGCATAGACTTGACCATCTGTGCGTTCTGACAGGAGAGCATGGAGCCGGCCAGGCTGAGgatcacacacactgcagacagCAGCATGAACAGTGACACCTGTGGGGGAACACAGAGCCATGTTTTGATTTGGAGCAGAGTGTCAGAACTTGTGCCATGGAGGGATGAGAATGTGCTGATTTTTATCTTGCCAGGTGATTtcactaaaaataaacattgattGTTGTTTTTGGATGGACAAATTTTGCCCTCTGCATTATGGTCACGTTAATCATTCTCCAATCTGCTCCTAAATTTGTATGTATTTCACTAAAACAATACGCAAACCATAAGCTCAGTATAAaatactatttattttaaagatagAAAAACATTGCATAAGTAGAGCTGCAAGGATCAGtcatcttatttattattattattattactattattatatattatatatcatattattttacttaaaattactttattcatatttttcattttatttttatattgtttattatctattattacatattatattatatactgtactattattattattcttattattattcttattattattattattattattattatgatataccgtctatatctatctatctaataatAGTAGATAGtagacatcaccttggactttgagCTGGAATGGGTATTTTTCActg contains:
- the fam189b gene encoding protein ENTREP3, with amino-acid sequence MPSPSDSSSVASASGSRGWSDSRRGMSGRGPGGARLLLYLGLCHLGLGAMVLAFSFTSMAFTSSARVRQSCPFWAGFFVVASGIVGIISWRRPLTLVVSLFMLLSAVCVILSLAGSMLSCQNAQMVKSMLTCQVENGLCVCCAPTHSCSITEEETLVLYLNADCHSVRHQLKDLLFSACGLSILSTIICTLSTVTCSIHIFSLDLVHLLAPHRSRSVNPECTTPQDAFLTNIMDFEEFVPPIPPPPYYPPEYTCSSETDAQSITYNGSMESPVPLYPTDCPPPYEAVMGQRAASQATMFDPHGTELSGERGTSTAFSGEVSMDSGSLLMSEIVDIPDDSSPSEDSCLMEVGLRTQGDRRHRNASEGGDGGDSGEYISFRGPPSQTPESPLAGGPRARRFLRGERSNSCSSPSTATTTYRSPVLRRQAMLAHSCSQLEAIEKSASPPRSSIPEFRLRPSTPSQQGANQTSSDHPMSSSPAANEQSGGQGNGLPVPGQPLYLRRRLGKSEKDGEGVRRNSEGLLRLVRSHSEPGLGSSTDTVDFGSGGSKVSMDTGPSSEACLLPHTPPPPAAALPRKDSIKSAATGVQVPSKAPPTSPLRLPKDCHRSLGDLKVTRGLVARFLQRSKRNLSPSSEHAGNTGQGPKRRSGVEGAATNHLPLEQVLLTPWNTSRGHPTHHSHHPHRRGHHHSHSDSRHNRHQGGRAPEGIHLRSCGDLSSSSSASLRRLVTPHPPHGSSGALYSESAL